GAATTATTATTGTCTAAACAGCACGTGTGAGAGCTTTTATAAATTGCACGATGACAAAACGGCTTCATGATGTCATCGTAgactgtttttgtttaattcagGCAGGCAGACGAATGGATATCAGGTCAATTCTTCTGGTACTTTCTGTGTTTGGGCCAGCTTGGGCCTCCACAGTGGATTTGGATGACTATGGAGGTGTGCCTCTCTGGATAAATCGTTTTTTGGGAGAGCCAAGTGTGTTGACGTTAAAAGATCGGATGGAACCAGGATGGTTTCGAGCAGTAAATTCCCAAAGCTGTCCCCTGGATTGCGACTGCCCGATTCAGTGGCCAACCGCACTTTATTGTGAGCACAGGGGCTTTGATCAGCTCCCCACCGGTCTTCCAGCCCGTACACAGTACCTTTTCCTCCACGGGAATAACATCACTTCCTTCGGCTCCGGAGAGTTTGCCAATGCCACCAAACTGCGTTGGCTGATCTTGGATCGCAACCAGCTTCTGAGTGAGCAACTCGATAACGCATTGTTCTCCAATCTGACCAACTTGGTAAATCTCTTCATAAACAAAAATAGCTTAACAGAGGTGCCGGCTGGACTTCCCAGCAGTCTTAAGCAGCTACGTCTTGCATATAACCACATTGAAAAGATTTCCTCGGGCGTTTTCCAAAATCTGGGAAGCCTAGCCGTACTTCTTTTACAAGGCAATCGTCTGAAGACCATTGAGGAGGGTGACTTTAAAGGTATTGTTTTCATAGttttataattgtaataaaagaCCACAATCtctcatatcatatcataacaTTCTTGCATAAGATACAGACACGTCTTTCAAAAGATAAAATCGTCCAAAAACACTGCATTAACAACAAATACTAAAAGCGAATCTGTAATTCAGTTCTGTTATGTCTATGTGTCACAATGTTCACCAGGTCTTGGAGCCCTCAACTTACTGGATCTCAGTCACAACTTCCTGGAAACTTTTCCTAAAAACCTGCCCCCATCTGTCCAGCAGCTTTACCTGTCAAACAACTCGCTGACCGGCCTGACCGATGACAGCCTTCAGGGTTTCAACAGACTCCAATACCTACGGCTCGGACACAACAAGCTGAAGAACGAAGGTTTGGAACCTGACGCCTTCAACCTCACATCTCTGGTAGAGCTGGATCTTTCCTATAACCAGCTGACCAAAATCCCTACAGTTCCCATAACCCTTCTGTACCTTTACCTGGAGGTCAACCACATCCAAGGTGAGTGGATGTTAGAGGTGTttacaagacaagacaagacagaccACAGACCAAGACAGTTTACTTGCAAGACAGACCACTTCAGAAAACgcaaacaacgctggtccaaaagaacttcctgtttcagttttttaacattgCGTGTTTGAACGGAATTcagcagaacatttataaccaaataaaaatgttaaatgactatatttaagattttattatttatgtaagatttaaataaaataaaaaaatgaaactggaaGTGCTGCTGGACCAGCGCTTACATATTGTGAAGTGAGGAAGGGGGCTGGTTCTGCAACACCAGTCTGGTAAAACAGCACTGAAACATCTGCTGGATTTCATTTTGACAGAGGAAAATTCTCACTCCAAACGATCGTTTCACGCCATGCCGAACGAAAGAATAATTTTGACAAGACACAGAACGAACACTCCATGCTTTAGCTATTCTCTCCCTTACATTAACAAAACATTCAATCAGTGTCTTAAACAGAATTCGGAGAGCACACGTGCCAATTTTACTGCAGATCCTCAAAATGACAAGAAGTTTATAATGGAGAAAAGTAATGTTGACATAACTGAAGAAGCTCTTGGTTTTTGTATCTATGACATAACTAAAATGTGTCGAACTGCTCCTGATGAAAAAGGCCCAAATAATTCATTGagaatcataaataaataatatgaaaattaaaaaacagcgaataaaaatatttattacatttagatAATACACACAAATTATCCGAAATTTGTATATAcaaatattcaaaaataaaaagcaggACTTTTCATCCATGAGGAGTTGATACATAACAGGTGGGTGTTCCATTCAAGAAGTTAAAACTGAATGAAATTTTGATCAAATATTGTTTAAACAGCCATGTGGCTATTGATCAACAGTATGCATAAGTCTGCACAGCTAAAGTGACATCAGTGGAAAAGCAAAGCAATGTCAGAGAAAGAGCCAGTTTTATTCTGAATACCCGATGAATTATTCACAATATCACATGCATTTAGAAAGTAAACATTTCACATCGACTTCGAATATCAGCAATGTTCAGAAATGTTTCTAAACACAGAGCCAGACACTTGACTGAGAACGGACACGATGTTTGTGTCCCAAACATCAATGTTCTAGAAAGAGACCGTGTTCTTAGACCGATGAAATAATCCTTGGAATGGGAGACCCAGACGGGCCATGAGAAAAATGATGGAAAATGTGACAGATTTTGGggggaaaataacaaacttCCCCTCCTCTCAGCATTTCCTTTCCCCCTTTCTCAGCCTCCGAACCGGTTTGTCACACTGTGTTTGCAGAAAACCACTCGGTCTGATGAAAATACGGGCCAGCTAGCCCGAGAAAGTAGGTTAGCTGAAGGAGGAGGTGGGAGAAAATGATGGAGGGAGAAAAGAGGAGGGAAGAAAGTTTGGAAACATCTGTAAACACTCCAGAAGGAATCCACATATGCTAAAAGCACGCTCTGTTCCCCCACCCCTCCTCAGGAGCGCACCGGGCTCAGTTTCAGCACACTTCTTTACTGAGAGAACTTAGCAGACATTCGGTTTTACAGGCAGCGGTTCtgattcattgttttttaaccATATAACAAAACCTCAAGCTATGAATAGTGGTCTAGCAGCTAATACATTCTGACTGCCACATAGTGAAGTATAATAtgcttattattaataaaccaCTACTGAGAAGTAGAAAACAGATGATTGTTATATTAGTGTGGAGAAAGAGGTTAGGATAAAGTGTAAAGAACCTGTCAGCTTGATAACCAGAAAACAAACGGAAAGAACGTAACAGTGGAATGTTTTGATTCGCCTCCTTCCAAAGTCAAGAAACCATCTGAGGGTGGAGACACTGTGTGCCTGTTTTCACACAGAGctccaaaaaatatattattaacaatattattgcTAGGCTTCTGTGTAGAGGATTGAAAAATGTTACAAACCCGAACTGATTGGTAAATCCACATCTATTAGAAATCCAATATAATCTTCTTGATGATTTAAAGGTTCAGTGTGTAATttcttggaggatctattgacagaaatgcaatatattatacataactatgtcttcagaggtgtataaaggccTTACATGATGCGTTATGTTTTCataaccttagaatgagctatttctatctacatacacggcgggtccccttacatggaattcgccatgttgtttctacagtagccctaaacggacaaactgctctacagaacgtgtttcataaatacgttatctccttcggccaagaaatgaaaacgtgacgacatcttctgttctgtgtcagccactgcaGAGCTTTGAAAGGgtggggtggagtgagcagttggttgcaattcgcaacctcaccgctagatgccactaaatttcatacaatggacctttaaaaactaaaaaaatacagcattcACCAGTTCTGTTTGTTATGTCCTCCAGAGTTCAACGTGAGCAGCTTCTGCAGGATACTGGGACCCACGTCATATTCACGTATGAAGATACTGAGGCTGGATGGTAATATGCTGGAGTATCACAAGCTGCCGTCTGATTGGGTGTTCTGTCTACGAGTCATCCATAACATTTATGTTTGATCTAATAATATAGGATATGGTTTAATAAACTTAACCTTTTAATCCAGTTTCAAAATCTTTACAATGCAATAACAATTTGGATGATGGAATTATTTTCCTATTAATCAACAGCTTTGTGTCTGTTTGAACACACAATTGAAATGTGTAAAACTAGGTACACTgttcaaaaataataataatttgacagaattttagtgttttatttgacaaaatttgacgtatttttgaaatgcagtaaaaaatgtccaattacagaaatagaatgcaaatttacaagtcaggtgtaaaataacatgtagTTTTACTTTacgaaaaatgttatttaatgtttttctggCACCCAAGCTGCCAGAATATGACTGTTTCTTATgggtattttttacagtgtagaatcATTTAAGGAGGTTATAACATCTGGCTTTTTATCATGGCCTAGAAATCATAAAGTTTTGAGTAACAATATAAAGCTTTTTGTACTGAAAGACGATGCTTGAATGTTCTTTTTGGTACACTGTAGTAATCTGAATACTGCCAATAAATGCTGCTGTCAAGGCTGAGACATTCATTACTAGTGGTTTTCATAGATCAATGATCAGGACACACTTGGACAAAGACTCAAGTATTTTGGCAGAGGCAATCTTGAATTATTCATATTTCCAAAAACACTGCATGACacattcacaaaaatgactagTCTTTCTGTTGGCACCATGTGTTTCCCATTCTTAAGATGTAAGACCCTCCCACTCAAATCTTGAGTATTTTCAAGTTTGAACAT
This portion of the Triplophysa rosa linkage group LG20, Trosa_1v2, whole genome shotgun sequence genome encodes:
- the zgc:113307 gene encoding lumican, with amino-acid sequence MDIRSILLVLSVFGPAWASTVDLDDYGGVPLWINRFLGEPSVLTLKDRMEPGWFRAVNSQSCPLDCDCPIQWPTALYCEHRGFDQLPTGLPARTQYLFLHGNNITSFGSGEFANATKLRWLILDRNQLLSEQLDNALFSNLTNLVNLFINKNSLTEVPAGLPSSLKQLRLAYNHIEKISSGVFQNLGSLAVLLLQGNRLKTIEEGDFKGLGALNLLDLSHNFLETFPKNLPPSVQQLYLSNNSLTGLTDDSLQGFNRLQYLRLGHNKLKNEGLEPDAFNLTSLVELDLSYNQLTKIPTVPITLLYLYLEVNHIQEFNVSSFCRILGPTSYSRMKILRLDGNMLEYHKLPSDWVFCLRVIHNIYV